Proteins co-encoded in one Chloroflexota bacterium genomic window:
- a CDS encoding type II secretion system GspH family protein, translating into MKRISGGFTLVEILVVLALIGVLALVVVPNLGGLVGRGAEQGYNSDRSAIQAAVDSYYTDPTTRVGGQRQYPTKSGAGTNPTYSAGTWSSDGGFIYFDKIVADGYMSDAPASGGYQNRVSTGPDTFGTGSYNWYTDPSGRVKAWYWPTPTPTPGTPESGYKSGVFP; encoded by the coding sequence ATGAAGAGAATCAGCGGCGGTTTTACCCTTGTCGAAATACTGGTGGTGTTGGCCCTCATCGGGGTGCTGGCTCTGGTGGTGGTGCCCAACCTCGGGGGGCTGGTGGGGAGGGGCGCGGAGCAGGGCTACAACTCCGACCGGAGCGCCATCCAGGCTGCCGTGGACTCCTACTACACCGACCCCACCACCAGAGTGGGCGGGCAAAGGCAGTATCCTACCAAGAGCGGGGCGGGCACCAACCCCACCTACAGCGCCGGTACCTGGAGCAGCGACGGGGGGTTCATCTATTTTGACAAGATAGTAGCCGACGGCTATATGAGCGATGCCCCCGCCTCGGGGGGCTACCAGAACCGGGTGAGTACCGGCCCCGACACCTTCGGCACGGGCTCCTACAACTGGTATACGGACCCCAGCGGCAGGGTGAAGGCCTGGTACTGGCCCACGCCAACTCCTACTCCAGGCACACCGGAATCGGGCTACAAGTCGGGGGTATTCCCCTAA